One window of Leptotrichia sp. oral taxon 498 genomic DNA carries:
- a CDS encoding O-antigen ligase family protein, translated as MKRIKSIGYGICLLFALSLFLSEKFENNVLIPLLLVLFLISISFDKDRGNIFVFKEKKISVAVFLLALTPFVIAFLDGGLHSRLDNYNFKYLSFFPLIYFLNEDKKVFNFIKALLIGGTVTLMFAMLNFIKNFNAWAHPVGFDYPRVTAILTVQDFANIMCIILLFLLSFILFYKNSDEKKNRIIKIVLIILALLVTFIVVVNRSKMVYISLLPTIFYLVFKKNKKYVVALLIACACGFFLLPTSISSRLKYIVDYKKDPSSNLRVIFWETGVAAFEKKPIYGWKAIERKQFNLDYYKKIGAMDYVNKYFLSGPNIRPQHYVASHNSYLQYLLDYGILGFVFFIFLFVEVAIIFFKTRFSKSEKNLSSKILAFELATKVSLIAWLIQGMTDDNLNDKHMILTLTILIVFMCYLYQKWKILKNNKK; from the coding sequence ATGAAAAGAATAAAAAGTATAGGATATGGAATTTGTTTATTATTTGCATTGTCATTATTTTTATCAGAGAAATTTGAAAATAATGTGTTAATTCCACTGCTTTTGGTATTATTTTTAATTTCGATAAGTTTTGATAAAGATAGGGGAAATATTTTTGTTTTTAAGGAGAAAAAAATTTCTGTTGCAGTTTTTTTATTGGCATTGACGCCGTTTGTCATTGCTTTTCTGGACGGAGGATTACATTCAAGGCTTGATAATTATAATTTTAAATATTTGTCTTTTTTTCCACTAATTTATTTTTTGAATGAAGATAAAAAGGTATTTAATTTTATAAAAGCGTTGTTAATTGGTGGAACGGTAACGTTAATGTTTGCGATGCTTAATTTTATTAAAAATTTTAATGCTTGGGCGCATCCTGTAGGGTTTGATTATCCAAGAGTAACTGCTATTTTGACAGTTCAGGATTTTGCTAATATTATGTGTATAATTTTGTTGTTTTTGCTTTCTTTTATACTTTTTTATAAAAATAGTGATGAGAAAAAAAATAGGATTATAAAAATAGTTTTGATTATTTTGGCATTATTAGTTACTTTTATCGTGGTTGTCAACAGATCTAAAATGGTTTATATTTCTCTTCTGCCAACTATTTTTTATTTAGTTTTTAAGAAAAATAAAAAATATGTTGTTGCACTTTTGATTGCTTGTGCGTGTGGATTTTTTCTACTTCCGACTTCGATTTCAAGCAGACTTAAATATATAGTGGATTATAAAAAGGATCCGTCAAGTAATCTTAGAGTGATTTTTTGGGAAACAGGAGTAGCGGCATTTGAGAAAAAGCCGATTTATGGATGGAAGGCAATAGAACGAAAGCAGTTTAATTTAGACTATTATAAGAAAATAGGAGCTATGGACTACGTGAATAAATATTTTTTAAGTGGACCAAATATTAGACCACAGCACTATGTAGCTTCACATAATTCATATTTACAGTATTTATTGGATTATGGAATTTTAGGATTTGTATTTTTTATATTTTTATTTGTTGAAGTTGCAATAATATTTTTTAAGACACGATTTTCTAAAAGTGAGAAAAATTTAAGCTCAAAAATTTTGGCATTTGAACTGGCTACGAAGGTATCGCTTATTGCTTGGCTTATTCAAGGAATGACTGATGATAACTTAAATGATAAGCACATGATTTTAACTTTGACCATTTTAATCGTATTTATGTGCTATCTTTATCAAAAATGGAAAATTTTGAAAAATAATAAAAAATGA
- a CDS encoding capsular polysaccharide synthesis protein, with the protein MEYKFRTSKLDKLNKKFRKKPYKYVYKEIFPRKVFEKIQKKIYYRTQKKIAKEWNKVLVDYFENKIEISEITPKKQIKNDKIIWQFWGQGWEYEKLPKVIKISSSSVKKYKKDCEIYYLDMNNIEEYLKIPKYILEKIENKKMSYAHFTDIIRLALLYHYGGVWLDATVLLTDNIPQKYFEMEYFMFQRDDNLKDKKKWEDFDSVYFSWDKDMRIRVMNSVIFAKKNSKVIKTLLDLLLIFWKDNEKAPKYFFFQILYYELMKNYYKKYQCEIISDTYSHELMRVWYEKYKEKEFEKIKEKTSIHKLSFKWGTAEEEYENTYFRYLKKLYNI; encoded by the coding sequence ATGGAATATAAATTTAGAACTTCAAAATTGGATAAACTTAATAAAAAATTTAGAAAAAAACCTTATAAATATGTCTATAAAGAAATATTTCCAAGAAAAGTTTTTGAAAAAATACAGAAAAAAATTTATTACAGAACTCAAAAAAAGATTGCAAAAGAATGGAATAAAGTTTTGGTTGACTATTTTGAAAATAAAATAGAAATAAGCGAAATTACTCCAAAAAAACAAATAAAAAATGATAAAATTATTTGGCAATTTTGGGGACAGGGATGGGAATACGAGAAATTACCTAAAGTGATAAAAATTTCTTCTAGCTCTGTAAAAAAATATAAAAAAGATTGTGAAATATACTATCTGGATATGAATAATATAGAAGAATATTTAAAAATTCCAAAATATATTTTAGAAAAAATAGAAAATAAAAAAATGAGCTATGCACATTTTACGGATATAATAAGACTTGCGCTTCTTTATCATTATGGCGGTGTTTGGCTTGATGCAACTGTACTTTTGACGGATAATATACCGCAGAAATATTTTGAGATGGAATATTTTATGTTTCAGAGGGATGATAATTTAAAAGACAAGAAAAAATGGGAAGATTTTGACAGTGTCTATTTTTCGTGGGATAAAGACATGAGAATTAGAGTTATGAATAGCGTAATATTTGCGAAAAAAAATAGTAAAGTTATAAAAACATTGCTTGATTTATTATTAATTTTTTGGAAAGATAATGAAAAAGCTCCAAAATATTTCTTTTTTCAAATATTGTATTACGAATTGATGAAAAATTACTACAAAAAGTATCAGTGTGAAATTATTTCGGATACATATTCACATGAACTTATGAGAGTTTGGTATGAAAAATATAAAGAAAAAGAATTTGAAAAGATTAAAGAAAAAACAAGTATTCACAAATTGTCATTCAAATGGGGAACGGCAGAGGAAGAATATGAAAATACTTATTTTAGATATTTAAAAAAGTTGTATAATATATAA
- a CDS encoding glycosyltransferase family 9 protein produces the protein MKILIIHTAFIGDIVLSTPLIQRLKEMYPDSEIDYLTLPTNKSIISNNPNLNEILLYDKKGKDKGIKGFFRVLKILKEKKYDYAVIPHRFIRSIALAKMAKIPKIVGFDVATGSFLLDKKVHYDMKKHEVERLLDLVEYSGKRIPIRIYPSEENKIKIKEILKGRGFDEKFMKMIVVAPGSQRPEKMWAIEKYGKVIGKLSDDEKNFVVITGSKVEKKLPLNFNKKNVIDLRGEINLLEFSALLSFADVVAGNDSSPIHIASGFSKPFVIGIFGPGKRSLGFFPWKEKSNVIEDNEFYENNIVKIPEHQHEYKKDYYKGIPLISIDRVYGEIVKRLEES, from the coding sequence ATGAAGATATTAATCATACATACTGCATTTATTGGCGACATTGTTTTGTCAACACCATTAATACAGAGATTGAAAGAAATGTATCCAGATTCAGAAATTGATTATTTGACTTTGCCGACAAATAAAAGCATAATAAGCAATAATCCAAATTTAAATGAGATTCTTCTTTATGACAAGAAAGGAAAAGATAAAGGAATAAAAGGATTTTTTAGAGTTTTAAAAATTTTAAAGGAAAAAAAATATGATTATGCTGTTATTCCGCACAGATTTATCCGTTCAATTGCGCTTGCAAAAATGGCTAAAATTCCCAAAATAGTTGGATTTGATGTGGCAACAGGCTCTTTTCTTTTGGATAAAAAAGTTCATTATGATATGAAAAAGCATGAAGTTGAAAGACTTCTGGATTTAGTTGAATACAGCGGGAAAAGGATTCCGATTAGAATTTATCCAAGTGAAGAAAATAAAATAAAAATTAAAGAGATTTTGAAAGGAAGAGGTTTTGACGAAAAATTTATGAAAATGATTGTCGTTGCACCTGGAAGTCAAAGGCCGGAGAAAATGTGGGCGATTGAAAAATATGGGAAAGTTATAGGAAAGTTGTCAGATGATGAGAAGAATTTTGTTGTGATAACTGGAAGTAAAGTGGAAAAAAAATTGCCATTGAACTTTAATAAAAAAAATGTGATAGATTTGAGGGGAGAAATAAATTTATTGGAATTTTCGGCACTGCTGTCGTTTGCGGATGTGGTTGCTGGAAATGATAGTTCTCCCATCCATATTGCAAGTGGATTTTCTAAACCTTTTGTAATCGGGATTTTTGGACCAGGAAAAAGGTCACTTGGATTTTTTCCTTGGAAAGAAAAAAGTAATGTTATTGAGGATAATGAGTTTTATGAAAATAATATTGTGAAAATCCCTGAACATCAGCATGAATATAAAAAGGATTATTATAAAGGAATTCCTTTGATTAGTATAGATAGGGTTTATGGGGAAATTGTGAAAAGATTGGAAGAAAGTTAG
- the manZ gene encoding PTS mannose transporter subunit IID produces MAENNVEKKLTDKDLKSMYWRSTTLLGSFNFERMQSMGFCVTMIPAIKRLYSKKEDQAAALKRHLEFFNTQPWIGSTIMGVTAAMEQEKANGVDIDDATISGIKVGLMGPLAGVGDPIFWGTLRPVLAALGASLAIAGGNLLGPLIFFIGINIARVLTRWYGLKYGYEKGTEIVGDMEGGVIQKLTQGASILGLFVMGALVSKWTSINVPLVLSKYTDSTGKEVVTTVQSILDSLLPGLLALLLTFGCMHLLKRKVNAIWIIFGFFAIGIIGFWLGILA; encoded by the coding sequence ATGGCAGAAAATAATGTAGAAAAAAAACTAACTGATAAAGATTTGAAAAGTATGTATTGGAGATCCACTACTTTATTAGGTTCTTTCAACTTTGAAAGAATGCAGTCAATGGGATTTTGTGTAACAATGATTCCTGCAATAAAAAGACTTTATTCTAAGAAAGAAGATCAAGCAGCTGCATTAAAAAGACATTTGGAATTCTTTAACACTCAACCTTGGATTGGTTCAACTATAATGGGTGTTACGGCTGCGATGGAACAGGAAAAAGCAAATGGAGTAGATATTGATGACGCAACTATAAGTGGTATTAAAGTAGGACTTATGGGACCGCTTGCTGGAGTTGGAGATCCAATTTTCTGGGGAACATTAAGACCAGTTTTAGCGGCGCTTGGAGCTTCACTGGCTATTGCTGGAGGAAATTTATTAGGTCCATTGATTTTCTTCATTGGAATAAATATTGCAAGAGTTTTGACTAGATGGTATGGATTAAAATATGGTTATGAAAAAGGTACTGAAATCGTTGGGGATATGGAAGGTGGAGTAATTCAAAAATTAACTCAAGGTGCTTCTATATTAGGGCTTTTCGTAATGGGAGCCTTGGTTTCTAAATGGACTTCAATAAATGTTCCATTGGTGTTGTCTAAATATACTGATTCAACAGGAAAAGAAGTTGTAACTACTGTCCAAAGTATTTTAGATTCATTATTACCTGGATTATTAGCATTATTATTAACATTTGGATGTATGCACTTATTGAAGAGAAAAGTAAATGCTATTTGGATTATCTTTGGATTCTTTGCAATAGGAATAATCGGATTCTGGTTAGGAATTTTGGCATAA
- a CDS encoding PTS mannose/fructose/sorbose transporter subunit IIC: MNVVQLILLVLVAAITGMGSVLDERQTHRPLVACTLVGLVLGDLKTGIILGGSLEMIALGWMNVGAAMAPDAALASVISAILVIVGKQSIGEGIAVAVPIAAAGQVLTIFVRTITVFFQHKADDFAEQANFKGIEMCHLAGLALQALRVAIPALLVGLIAGTSAVEGALHAIPEVITRGLQIAGGFIVVVGYAMVINMMEAKALMPFFFLGFVIAAFTEFNLVGLGILGLCLAILYIQLNPKYHASIALPSGGNDGGGAGIAEEADDELEGL; encoded by the coding sequence ATGAATGTTGTTCAGTTAATTTTACTGGTATTGGTAGCAGCAATAACAGGAATGGGAAGCGTACTTGACGAAAGACAGACTCACCGTCCATTAGTGGCGTGTACTTTGGTCGGTCTTGTACTGGGAGATCTAAAAACAGGAATCATTTTAGGTGGTTCACTTGAAATGATAGCACTTGGATGGATGAATGTCGGAGCGGCAATGGCACCAGATGCGGCACTAGCAAGTGTAATTTCAGCGATATTAGTAATAGTAGGTAAACAGTCAATTGGAGAAGGAATCGCAGTTGCAGTACCGATTGCAGCAGCAGGACAAGTTCTTACAATTTTCGTTAGAACAATAACAGTATTCTTTCAACATAAAGCGGATGATTTTGCAGAACAAGCTAATTTTAAAGGGATTGAGATGTGTCACCTTGCAGGATTGGCTTTACAAGCGTTAAGAGTTGCGATACCAGCACTTCTAGTTGGTCTGATTGCGGGAACAAGTGCTGTAGAAGGAGCATTACATGCAATTCCTGAAGTAATTACCAGAGGATTGCAAATTGCAGGAGGATTTATCGTAGTTGTTGGGTATGCGATGGTTATAAATATGATGGAAGCAAAAGCTTTAATGCCATTCTTCTTCTTAGGATTTGTAATAGCGGCATTTACAGAATTTAACTTAGTTGGTTTAGGTATTTTGGGATTATGCCTTGCAATCTTGTACATTCAATTAAATCCTAAATATCACGCTTCTATTGCTTTGCCAAGTGGTGGAAATGATGGCGGTGGAGCCGGAATTGCAGAAGAAGCTGACGATGAATTGGAAGGACTATAG
- a CDS encoding PTS system mannose/fructose/N-acetylgalactosamine-transporter subunit IIB translates to MELVLTRIDSRLIHGQVATSWVKATKPEAIFAVNDDVAEDKIRKSLLLQVAPEGVKSFVIPVEKAIAVYKNPKYAKTKVMLLVTCPADVVRLIEGGVDIKTVNVGGMTFKEGDKLISKAVAINKDDLEAFNKLRSMGVELDMRQLVTSAKEDINSKLDSISFD, encoded by the coding sequence ATGGAATTAGTTTTAACAAGAATAGACTCAAGATTAATACACGGACAAGTTGCGACTTCATGGGTAAAAGCAACTAAACCTGAAGCAATTTTTGCGGTAAATGACGATGTGGCAGAAGATAAAATTAGAAAATCACTTTTATTACAAGTGGCACCTGAAGGAGTAAAATCATTTGTAATACCTGTTGAAAAAGCAATCGCAGTTTATAAAAACCCTAAATATGCTAAAACAAAAGTAATGCTGCTTGTTACTTGTCCAGCTGATGTTGTTAGATTAATCGAAGGTGGAGTTGACATTAAAACAGTCAATGTTGGAGGAATGACTTTTAAAGAAGGAGATAAATTAATTTCAAAAGCAGTTGCGATTAATAAAGATGACTTGGAAGCATTCAATAAATTAAGATCTATGGGAGTAGAACTTGATATGAGACAATTAGTAACTTCTGCAAAAGAAGATATTAATTCTAAATTGGATTCTATTTCATTTGACTAG
- a CDS encoding PTS sugar transporter subunit IIA has product MINLIVATHGKMSQETVNLTKMVLGESEQLNFVTFVPGEGPEDLIKKYQDIIAKYNSEGTLFLVDLFGGSPYNAACRVVAETKNTDVITGVNVPMLLEVLDAREETDDVAELVQIAKNSGINGIKIFSELFVDSSSDEDENLDELDL; this is encoded by the coding sequence ATGATTAATTTAATTGTAGCAACTCATGGAAAAATGTCGCAGGAAACTGTTAATCTTACAAAAATGGTTTTAGGAGAAAGTGAACAGCTGAATTTTGTCACTTTTGTGCCTGGAGAAGGACCTGAAGATTTGATAAAAAAATATCAGGACATTATTGCAAAATATAACAGTGAAGGAACATTATTTTTGGTGGATTTATTTGGTGGAAGTCCATATAATGCAGCATGCCGTGTAGTTGCTGAAACAAAAAATACTGATGTAATAACAGGGGTCAATGTGCCTATGTTACTAGAAGTATTAGATGCTAGAGAAGAAACAGACGATGTTGCAGAATTAGTTCAAATTGCAAAAAATTCTGGAATTAACGGAATTAAGATTTTCAGTGAATTATTTGTTGACAGTTCAAGCGATGAAGATGAAAATTTGGATGAATTGGATTTATAA
- a CDS encoding YfcE family phosphodiesterase produces MKALICSDSHQRLDYFQQVMELEEPEVVIFAGDHSTDAFDMSLVFREIPFAIVKGNTDYDDFDTRETKIFDLFGKKVLLTHGHLFNVKTTLKELEKKARYENVDICIFGHTHKEFLEEKNGIIFVNPGALQDKKYVMYYGGKRFEQKILK; encoded by the coding sequence ATGAAAGCATTAATTTGCTCTGACAGCCACCAAAGACTCGATTATTTTCAACAAGTGATGGAGCTGGAAGAACCAGAAGTTGTCATATTTGCTGGAGATCACAGCACCGATGCATTTGATATGTCACTTGTATTTAGGGAAATTCCTTTTGCAATTGTAAAAGGAAATACTGATTACGATGACTTCGACACGAGAGAAACAAAAATTTTTGATTTATTTGGAAAAAAAGTTTTACTTACTCACGGACATCTTTTCAATGTAAAAACAACTCTTAAAGAACTTGAAAAAAAAGCTCGTTATGAAAATGTGGATATCTGCATATTTGGACATACTCACAAGGAATTTTTGGAAGAAAAAAATGGAATAATTTTTGTAAATCCAGGCGCATTGCAAGATAAAAAATATGTGATGTACTATGGCGGAAAAAGATTTGAACAAAAAATTTTAAAATAA
- a CDS encoding GntR family transcriptional regulator: MLSKKILFLITAENEIKALTQFGKKFKEKYDVQMDVIYVKDVLKYEIFPVAVEGIGVNVGMNYFVKEYKDQEEKTFQKIKKQMDSSFEKVYAKEGETDEVALEELKKYDALVLVKNEKVSPVLKELLRSNYKPLIILPNVEEFEMENILLLDDGAYNANKTLFTFLYMFGEQKINVLRVNSEIEKEEDGLAQRFGENYNLIYKKGETFKTLLQETKNHDFILMGDLRYTIMVEKITGKLGIRLLENVKKPIFIV, translated from the coding sequence ATGTTATCTAAAAAAATTTTATTTTTAATTACAGCAGAAAATGAAATTAAGGCATTGACACAATTTGGAAAAAAATTTAAAGAAAAGTATGATGTGCAAATGGATGTAATTTATGTAAAAGATGTTTTAAAATATGAAATTTTTCCTGTAGCAGTCGAAGGAATTGGTGTAAATGTGGGAATGAATTATTTTGTTAAGGAATACAAGGACCAGGAAGAAAAAACTTTTCAAAAAATAAAAAAACAGATGGACAGCTCTTTTGAAAAAGTTTATGCAAAAGAAGGGGAAACTGATGAAGTTGCGCTGGAAGAATTAAAAAAATACGATGCACTTGTTTTGGTAAAAAATGAAAAAGTTAGTCCAGTTTTAAAAGAACTTTTGAGAAGTAACTATAAGCCTTTGATTATTTTACCAAATGTGGAAGAATTTGAGATGGAAAATATACTTTTACTGGATGATGGCGCTTATAATGCGAATAAGACGTTATTCACATTTTTATACATGTTTGGGGAACAAAAAATAAATGTTCTTAGGGTAAATAGCGAAATTGAAAAGGAAGAAGATGGACTTGCTCAAAGATTCGGTGAAAATTATAATTTGATTTATAAAAAAGGCGAAACTTTTAAAACGCTTTTACAGGAAACTAAAAATCATGATTTCATTTTGATGGGGGACTTAAGATACACTATTATGGTGGAAAAAATTACAGGAAAATTGGGAATCAGACTTCTTGAAAATGTAAAAAAACCAATATTTATAGTATAA